Part of the Vibrio sp. SCSIO 43137 genome, GGGAACCACAAATACTTCGCGGTTCTGCTCAACGGCATATCTCGCCGTGATCAGGGAGCCACTCTTTATAGCCGCTTCAACAATAAGTACGCCAAGAGATAATCCACTGATGATCCTGTTCCGGCGGGGAAAGTGCTCCGCACGCGGTTTTGAATCAGGCCAGAACTCGGAAACAAGCAGCCCCTGTGATTCTATTCTCTTAGCCAGTGCTCTGTGTTTTGCCGGATAAACCGATTCCAGCCCGGATCCCAGCACAGCGATAGTATTCCCCTCAACAGACAAAGCACCATCATGAGCTCTGCCGTCAATACCAAGTGCCAGACCGCTGGTAATGGTCAGTCCGCTTTCAGCAAGCATAGCGGCAAACTGGCCAGCTACTTTCAGCCCTTCCAGAGAAGCATTACGACTGCCGACAATGGCAATTTGCGCAGAGCTCAGTAACTCAATGCGGCCTTTGACAAACAGAACCAACGGAAAAGAGGCTATCTCTTTTAGCAAGGGAGGGAACTCAGGACTATGTGGAGTAACAATATTGTTAGATGAACTTTTGTTTCGCCAGTTTA contains:
- the dprA gene encoding DNA-processing protein DprA is translated as MTEKELLCWLMLTSVPKIGCRKLTKLLAMGSAENIVGYSHKHLEKLGFSAQQISYLRYEAEKHAERCLNWRNKSSSNNIVTPHSPEFPPLLKEIASFPLVLFVKGRIELLSSAQIAIVGSRNASLEGLKVAGQFAAMLAESGLTITSGLALGIDGRAHDGALSVEGNTIAVLGSGLESVYPAKHRALAKRIESQGLLVSEFWPDSKPRAEHFPRRNRIISGLSLGVLIVEAAIKSGSLITARYAVEQNREVFVVPGMIQNANCRGSNALIQQGAKLVQDCDDILVEIENHLGGSSSYQNSLFTVQQENEQLPFAKLLANVGVEATPVDILAQRTNIPVHEIMMQLLELELQGHVAAVSGGYIRMRRG